CCACTATCTGACCGGCCGGTCGCTTCAGCGCGACTATCGCCGGCTGCTGGTCGCGCCTGTGAACATGCATCGTCGGTTCATGCAGATGATCGAGCGCGAGGCGGAGCATCAGAAGGCCGGGCGACCGGCTCAGATCGTCGCGAAGATGAACAGTCTCGAAGACCGGCAGATCATCGCGGCGCTGTATCGCGCTTCGGGCGTCGGGCTGCCGATCGATCTGATCGTGCGCGGGTTCTGCTGTCTGCGGCCGGGCGTGGAGGGACTTTCCGAGAACATCCGCATCATGTCGGTGATCGGGCGCTTCCTGGAGCACTCGCGCATCTACTACTTCCGCAACGGCGCGGAGGACCCGCTCGACGGCGAATTCTACATCGGGTCGGCGGACTGGATGTACCGCAATCTGCGCAACCGTGTCGAAGCGATCACGCCCATCGAAGACGCCCCGCTGCGCGCCCGCCTGTGGCAGATTCTTCAGATCATGCTCACCGATCAGCGGCAGGCATGGGACATGCAGCCCAATGGGTCGTACGTGCAGCGCGTCCCCGCCGACGAGGCCGGGGCCTTGAGCACGCACGCGCAGCTCATGCGCGACGCGCTGGAGCGCCGGTCGATCAAGTCGCCGGTGGCGTGAGGTTCTTTGAGACTTCTGAGGCGTCTTCATCACGAAGACACGAAGGCGCGAAGACACGAATGTCATCAGAGAATGGATTGTTGCATTGAACGCCCGATGCTCGTCCGCGTTCGGATGACATTCTCACATTCTTGAGAATGTGAGAATGTCGTCGCGTGCGCCGGGCGATGGGGAGGTACGGCTGGGACACAGCGCGGGTGGCGGATCGCGTGCCTGGCTTGAGTGATGCGCGGGAAGCCATCGTCAATTGAGACTTCCGAATGACCGAGGGTCGTGCAAACGGATGCGTGCTAAGCCGCAAGCGGCTTGATGCGGATGCGGGTGAAGTGATTCAGAAGTCTCAGCTTGCTGATCCTGTGATTCTGTCAACATTTTCTGTCTTTCCGCCATCGCGTCCCCTCCGGCCGGCCGGGATTTTTTATTGACAAAAATGTCCTGCACGTGTCACACTTTCGCCCGTTTGCGCCGTGATGAGGCGACGGGCCATTTTTTACCGTTCGCCCGTGGACACCGCGTTGGATGAGGCCATGAATCAGCAGAGCCCCGAGTTCATCAAGCTGTTAACCGATGCACAGAGCATGCTTTATGCTTACATCGCGTCGCTGGTGGGCTCGTCGGAACTGGCCAATGAGGTGCTTCAGAATACGAATCTGGTGCTCTGGTCCAAGGCGGAGGAATTTGCGATGGGGACGCGATTTGCGTCGTGGGCCCTGGGGATTGCTCACTTTGAGGTGCTGACGGCCCGGAAGAAATTGGCGCGGGATCGACACGTGTTCAGCCCGGCGCTGATCGACAAGCTGGCGGAGGAGAGCGGCACGACGGCGCAGGCGTCGGGAGAGCGTCAGCGGGCGCTGGAGCAGTGTTTGGCGAAGCTACCGGCGGCGCAGCGCAAGATCGTGCAGTCGCATTATGCCGACCAGCAGACGGCCAACGACATCGCGCGGGCGATGGGACGCAAGGCGCCGGCGGTCCGGCAGATGCTTCACCGCATTCGATTGGCGCTGACGGAGTGTGTGGACCGGGAGCTTTCGACGACGGGTCAATCATGATGCAAGACGCGGCACAGATCGATCGCATGCACGGACTGCTGGCGGACTGGCTGGAGGAGACGCTCGACGATGCGCGGTTCGCGGAGTTCGAGTCGCTGCTCGAGGCGGACGCGGCGTGCCGCACGGCCTATCTGCGGTACATGGCGGTGCACACGCGGCTCAAGTGGGACCTGGGTGCGGCATCGCGCCAGGAGGCCCAGCCGGCGATCGACGATGCGGCGGCGCCGATTCTCGTCGGGGGGCCGATGCGTTTTGGCGCGCGGCGTGTCCTTGCCATCGCCGCGGCGGTCGTACTGATGGCGACATTGGCGCTGGTGTACCTGCCGACGAACCGCAAGATCGACAGGCATCATGACGGAGCGCCCGCTTCGTATGCCATGCTCAGCGACGTGTCGGCCGATGCGAAGTTCGCGGACGAAGGGATGGCGATGGGATCGGATTTGAACGGGGCGATTCATTTACTGACGGGGCGGGCGCAGTTGATGTTCCATTCGACGGCGGTCGTCGATCTGACCGGGCCGTGCGAATTTGAAATGACCAGCTCCAATCGCGGGCGGCTCGTGAGCGGTACGATGAAGGCGTTTGTGCCGGAGCATGCTCATGGCTTTACCGTCGACGTGCCCGGCGGCGCGCAGATCGTCGACCTCGGCACGGAGTTCACCATCCATATCGACGATCAGTCGCGCACGCATCTTCAGGTGCTCAGGGGCAAAGTGGAACTGCGCAGCGCTTCGGTGGCCCAGATGATCGTCGCCGGTCAGTCCCGCTTGTTCGACCCGGCGCGAGGTCTGATCGTCGGGCCGGAGCGGATTGCATTGGTCAACGGCGATTTTGCGAACGGGCTTAACGGATGGCAGGCGACGGCGGCGTACGGCTCGCGCGCTCGCTCGGCGGCGGAGTTGGGCGTGATGGTCAGCACGCTCCAGAGCGTTTGGCCCGCGCCTGTGTCCGAGGATGCGGGCGCGTCGCATGTCGTGCGGCTCGGGTACAAAGGTCAGGCCGTCTCGCTTCGACTCGCCACAGCGCAGCAAGTCGAGCCCGACACAAGCTACACAATCGCCGTGCGTGTCCGGGCGCACGACAGCGATACAAGTGGGCCGTTCAGTCAAGCGATGCAGATCATCGCGCACGTCGGCAGCGAAAACGTCGTGACCGACAACTATGCGGCGGGCGATGAGTGGAACTGGCGGCTGACGGCGGTCCCCGCGTCCGTGCTTGAGTCGGGGGTCGGTCAGCCGATCGAGTTGCGGCTTTACAAGAACGCCGATCCGGGCGGCGATGAAGTGTGGATCGAACAGGTGCAGTTTTGGCGCGGCGAAGCGACGCTCGACGAGGTCGTCGCCGCCTCTGTTGTCCATCGTGCGTCGCTGGAGAAGGCCCCATGAGGCAGCGACAACGTCATTCACTGGCCGTGCAAATCGCGGCCATTGCTGGAAGGAGCAAAACCATGAGACAATTCTTCGCCATTGCGGTCATTACCCTCGCGGCCGCCGCCGCCAACGCCGCCGTCGTCCCCCTGAGCAATTCGAACTTCAACAACAACGCCGACGGCAACTTCAATCTCGTCGACGGCTGGACCGAAGCCAGTGAAAATCAAGTCGACTCCATCGCACAGATCAACAACGCTTTCGGTAAATCCTCCGGCGATCTGGTCGTGCGCCTCGGCTACAAATACGACGATGTATCCCTGCGGCAATTGACCAGCACGCCCTACGGCACGTCCGGCTACGGCAAATGGGTGCTGAGCGTCGATGCGCTGGCCACGACCGATCAGGCCGGCGTCACCCCCGTCAGCTCTGGCACCACGCAGGCGTTCAGCATGATCTTCACGGCCAACAACGTGAACATCAAATCGAACGGCTCCGTCCTCGCCGGCAACACCTGGCAGACCTTCACGCTTGAAATCACGCTCGCCGAAGTCCTCTCCAATTCCGCCGGGGCCCAGAACATCGAAATCCGCTTCTTCAAAGGCGCCAACACCGCCAACTTCGTCATGCTCGACAACGTGCATCTCGAATCCGTCCCGACCCCCGCCGCACTCCCTGCCGGGCTCGCCCTGCTGGCGATGACCGCGATGCGCCGCCGCAAATGAATCACTCGGCAATCACCAAGAGGAAATGCCATGCGACAATTCCTGCTCGTCACACTCGCGACCCTTGCGATCACCGCCGCCGCCGATGCCGCCGTCATCTTCAACGTCTCCGACACGACCCCCAACGGAACTCCCGGCGGCTCCGGCACCGGCACGCGGACCCTCTCGACCTCCCTCGGCTCCGTCACCGCCCCGCCCGCGATGACCGCCATGACCTACACCGTCACCGGCCTGAACCTCACCAGCATCGGCGGAACCGCCAGCGAATCCATCGCCTTCAAAATCACCTACACCCAGACCGGCGGCACCGGCGTCCAGTTCAACTCCTTCGGTAACATCTCCGTCACCGGCAACTCCGACAACAACCAGATCAACAGCGGCGAAAAACTCTTCGCCACACTCTCCCTCAATTCCTCCACCTTCGCCGGCCCCATCTCCCTCAAGTTCACCTCCATCATCGTCGGCGGCGTCGGCGCCGGCGAAGCGTGGACCATCGGACACGACGGCGGAACCATCGCCGGCAACACCGCCTCCGGCAACACCTATGCCGTCCCCGCCTCCTCCTTCCTCTCCCTGACCACCGCCGCCAGCACCGTCAACCTTCAGGCCTTCAACGTCCAGGTCACCGCCAGCGCCGCCCCCGTCCCGACCCCCGCCGCGCTGCCCGCCGGGCTCGCCCTGCTGTCGATGACCGCCCTGCGCCGTCGCACATGATCAATGCGAAAGCTCAGGGATGGCCATCCCTGAGCTTTGCGAAACGGAACCCCCCCCATGCGCCGCCGTGCCTTTACCCTCATCGAACTCCTCGTCGTGATCGCCATCATCGCCGCGCTCGTGGCGATCCTCCTCCCCGCGCTCAGTCAGGCGCGCGAGGCCGCCCGACGCGTCGTCTGCGCCACCCATACACGCCAGCTCACCACCGCCTGCCTCGGCTACGCCGCCGACAACAGCGGCCGACTGCCCCCTGAAACGCGCGACCTGGGCTCCACCGGACGCAACCATGTCTTCGATCAGTTCCGCGGCGACATGTTCCGCAAGCTCGCGCTCCCCGACGCCCTCTGGACCTGCCCGTCCAACCCGTGGGAGATTTACGACAACGGGTCCGTCTCCACGCGCGGATCGATGTACGGCATCGTCTTCGACACCCCCTGGCCCAACTCGATGGACCTCCCCAACAAGCGCGTCGGCTACATCTACGCCGCCAATACCTACAACGTCATCTCCCCCAACTCCGCCGTCAAGGACACCAACCGCATGCCGCGCTGGCTGAGCTTCTCCTCGCCCGTCGGCCCGGCGTCGCAGACCCTCTTCGCCGATGAGAACAAGTATTACGCCGCCTCCGACACCTGGGAACTCAACCACCTCACTTCCGACAACGCCGCCCTCGCCAACACCAAACAGCGCATCGCCGGCTCCAACGAAACCTACCTCGACGGACACACCGCCTGGGTCGGCGACTTCCCCGAAAAGCTCATCGCCCTCGGCGCCTCCGCCAACTGGTTCGCCCGCCACGACCCGACCGACACGTACGGCCATTGGTGGTGGTGACCCCGTGCCGCCGCATTTTCCTTGCGTGTAACCCGAGCCGTTTCATCCACTTCCCGCTCCGGTAAAATTCCCGCCTTTTTCGTGTTATCCCTCGCCCCGCTCGTGGTACATACAGATGGACACATGCGACAGGGTCGCGCCGTGCCCGGAGCCGCCCGTTGAAAAACGACATGCACGAATTCGTCAAGCTCGTCGCCGCTCATCAGAATCGGCTCTACTCCTACATCATGTCCCTCGTCCGCGCCCCCGCCGACGCCGATGACATCCTTCAGGAGACCAACGTCGTGCTCTGGGACAAGCGCGACGAAGCCCTCGCCGCCGACAGCTTCACCGCATGGTCCTACGCCGTCGCCCGCACGCAGGTCATGGCCTTCCACCGTGACCACAAGCGCGACCGCCACGTCTTCGACGCCGAGCTGCTCAAGCTGGTGTGCGACGAAGCCGTCGAAGTCAGTTCGCATCTGAGCGAGCGGCGGGATGCGCTCGAAACCTGCCTCGGCCGCCTCGACCCTGATGCGCACGCCCTGATCAAACTCCGCTACGAAACTCAGCACACCCTGCGCGAAGTGGCCCTCCGTGTCGGCAAGTCCACCGCCGCCACCACGCAGGCGCTCTACCGCGTCCGCCTCGCCCTGCTCGAGTGCATCGAAGCCGCCAATCGCACGCAGGACCCCGCCTGATGCCCGCCCCGCGCGATCACCATCCCGACCTCGCCCCGCTCGTCGCGCCGATGTTCGAAGAAGAGCTGTCCGACGAACAGTGGACCCGGCTCTGCGACCTCCTCCGTCACGACCCCGCCGCCCGCCGCGCCTACCTCCGCCTCCGCGCGCTGCACGCCCAACTCACCACCCGCCACAGCCACCAGACGCTTCGCGGCGAAGCGCCGCTCCCTTCGACTTCGCTCAGGGCAGGCAGCATCGGCGTGAATGAGCCATCCGCATCCCCCCACGCCGACGCTGAGCCCGCCCCGGGGCGAAGCGTCTGGTACACCAAAGGGTTCAGAGGTCAGGGTTCAGGGTTCATCTTCAAAGCAGCGATCGCCGCGCTGATCATGCTCGCCGCCACGCTCCTGTATGTCTTTGTGCCTTTCACTCCCCACTCCGCACTCCCCGCTCCCCACTCCGCCGCCCCGGCCTCATACGCCATGCTCAGCGACATGTCTCCCGACGCGATCTTCGCCGATGGCGAGCGTTCCCTCGGCGAAGGCCTCAATACGCCGATCCGACTCACTGCCGGCCGCGCCCAAGTCATGTTCGAGTCCACCGCCGTCGTCGACCTGACCGGCCCGTGCGAATTTGAAATGACCGGGCCCAACCGCGCGCGGCTCGAGGCCGGGCAGATGGAAGCGTACTGCCGTCCGCAAGCACGCGGGTTTACGATCGATCTGCCCGGCAGCGTGCGCATCGTCGATCGAGGCACGCGCTTCGCCCTCGATGTGCCCGGCGGGGCGACGGCCCGAACGATGACGATGGTCGTCCGCCAGGGGCATGTCGATGCCTCGGTCGGCGACGCAACGCCGCTGAATTTCGCGGCCGGCGAATGTCTGGTCGCCCTGCGTGCCGGCGCTAAAGCCCCCGGTGAATTGCATCGTGCCCGAGCGGCGATACATCTGCGCAGCGGCGCGAAGACCACCGCCCGCGCTGAAAACCGCTACACGGTCGGGTCGCTGATTCAGGTCGGCGACGCGCCGTTGTGGCTGACGCATCTGGGCGTGCAGGACGCCGGGCCGGCGGGGCCCGCGAACGACGGCTTTTTCAGCGCGGATCCCATTGACGTGGGACTCTGGGACGCGACGGGCGCGCAACTTATCGCGCATGTGCGGATTCCGTCCAGCGCTCTGTCGATCGACGGATGGCGCTACGTGCCGATCGACGCCGGCCCGATCCGCCTCGAAGCCGGCCAGCGATACCGTATCGGCGCCAACGTGGGCGCGGGCATCGAATGGTTTCTTGACGGAGGCGGCGCCGCGGCGTTCGAGGCCGACGACGCCGTGCGACTCGTCGAAAGCTGCTATCGCTCCGGCGCCTTCGGCGCGCCGCTTCAGAGCGATCGCGCCAATGCCGCGCGATGGGGCGCCGCCAACGCCTTGTTCATCCCGATTCGTGAATCCGTTTCTGAAACATCCAAGTCCGGGGCCGGGCGCCGCGCCACGGAGAATCTGAGAAACCCCGCAACATCGCAGGAGACACAACCATGAGAACCCGCCGGAACCTGACCCGCGCCGCCTCGCGCCTCGCCGCCGCTGTGCTGCTCGCCTGCGTCGCCGCCGAGACGCCCGCCGCCGTCATCAGCCCCCTCAGCGCCAGCCCGTCCGGCCGTCGATCGGATGCGGCATACACCATCGGCTACGACTTCACCGTCGGCGCGACCAATCAGACCATCAACGCACTGGGCATCGAAGACATCACCAACAGCGGAGCCGCCGGATATGGCGACGGTCTGGTGACGCGCCACGCCGTGGGCATCTGGAACGCCTCCGGCACGCTGCTGGCGAGCGTCAACGTCGCCGCCGGCACGCAGGCGACGCTCGTCAACGGGTTCCGCTATGAGCCGATCGCCCCGCTGACCCTCGTGGCCGGCCAGACCTACACCATCGGCGCGACCATGGGTGCGGGCATCGAATACTTCTCCGACGGCGGCACCGCCGCCAACTACGCCGCCGCCTCCGGTTTCACCCTCTCCAACGCCCGCTACGCCGGCGGCGGCACCCTCACCCGCCCGACCAGCAACGGGTCCACCGGCGGCGGCGTCAACGGCCGCTGGTCCGGCGGCAACGCCACCTTCATCGCCAACCCCGCCCTGCCCGTCCCCTCCGAGTCGATGCTCCTCAACTCCGCGCACACCGGAAACCGCAGCGACTACACCGGGGCCGTCGGATTCGAATTCACCACCGCAAACCGGACCACGACCATCGAGGCGCTGGGCTTCTACGACAGCGGGCAGGACGGCCTGGCGACATCGCATCGCGTGGGCATCTGGGACGGCTCCGTCGAACTCGGCCAGGTCGTCGTTCAGGCCGGCACCGCCTCCACGCTCATCGGCGACTTCCGCTACCAGACCCTCTGGAGCTCCATCACCCTCCTGGCCAATCACACCTACCAGATCGTCGCCGAGGTCATCAACGGCGGCGACGCCTGGCTCGACACCGCCGTGCCAAGCCCCGGCACGTTCAACTTCAACCCCGAGTTCGCCGGCTATTCCTTCGGTCGCGGCGCCTACTCCGCGAGCTTCTCGGCGCCGACGAACTATTCGGCCGGTCGGCTCTACGTCGCGCCGAATCTGCTCATCGCCGTCCCCGCGCCCGCCGCGCTGCCCGCGGGACTGTCCCTGCTCGCCCTGATGCCTTCGCGCCGCCGGCGCGCTTAACGATGGTTTGCCTGCTGGTCCCTCCACGATCGAGGGATCCGCGGTTGTCCGATTACGGTCGGACCGCCGCATTGGACGCCAAATCCGATCGCACAGAACTCTGGCGGGTTTGGGTTCGACGAATCGAACCGACGATCGGATGAAGCGATTGCGTTCGGTGGGTGAAAATCCATCGGACGCATTTGAACAATGCCCGCGGCGTGCATGCGGGACGATGGATACGCACCATGCGCCGACGCGCCTTTTCACTCATCGAACTGCTGGTCGTCGTGAGCATCGTGGCGCTGCTCGTGGCGATCCTGCTGCCGTCGCTCAGACAGGCCCGATACGCGGCCCGGCTCACCGTCTGCGCCTCCAACCTGCACCAGAGCGGGCTCGGTTTTCTCGGGTTCGCCGCCGACCACGCCGGCCGATACCCCGAGCACGGGTTCAACAAGCCCACCGCGCTCAAGCAGGGCGCGACCGACCTGCGCGACGCGTACAACCCCTATGTCGATCTGAACCGCCTCGCCTGTCCGTTCACGGAGTCGATCGACTACACCCATCCGCCGCTGGCCGCCACCAATAGCGTGGAGTGGACCTATGTCTGGTTCGCCGGCTGGCGTTTCGCCTACAACGCCGACGGGCTTTACGGCGCGGGCGACACGAGCTTCAGCAACGGCACGTACAACTTCAACCTGCTGGCGGGCGATCAGCTCTGGTCGCGCGTCGACGGCACGTTCCCGCACGCCTCGCATCCCGGGCGCGACATGGGCCTCCTCACCGCCGGCGCCAACACCAGTCCCGCGACCACCACGGTCTCGTACAGCGCCGCCTCGTGGACGTTCATCCGATGGGAGAACGCCGCCAACAACTTCGCCGCCGGCGGCGAGAACGACCTGAACTTCCTCTACACCGACCTGTCGTGCAAAACGATCGGCCGCGTCACATGGACCGGCTCCGATGTCCGCCCCGTCGACTTCTTCCGCACGATCAGCGGATGGTACCTCTGGGTGCCGACGCAGAACTGACGCGGCCGGCGGCAGATCACGCCCCGTTGGAATCCAATCACGTTCGTCGCTGGATGTGGGTCATTTCACCCACTTCGCGCACAGGCGTGGCGCGATTCGCGCACCGGGATGGCAAATCGGACGCGGCTGTGCGCATGCGTTTGCGTAAGTCCTTATTCGATCGCGCACGGGCGCGTCGGGGCTTCCGCGCCGATGCGCACGGGTCCGTCCGGTGCGCGCTTCATGCGAAAAATGGGCGAAAAAGGGGCGATTCTGAGATGGGAACGGGGGCGCACGCTCGTGTCGAATATTCGAGGGGGGAGCGCGCCCGTGCGAATGGGGGATGGGCCACGGTTGATGGGGCGACTTGAAAGCGGGTGCGGGTGCGGGGACACTGGCCGTTCATGACCCGCGCGGATGAGAACAATGCGAAACAGGACACGCCGGCGATGCGTCAGCACCGGCGCTTCAAGCAGGAGCACCCGGACTGCGTGCTGTTCTTTCGCATGGGGGACTTTTACGAGCTTTTTTATGATGATGCGCTGCTGGCGCACAAGGTGCTGGGCGTCACGCTCACGCAGCGGACGGAGGGCGTGCCGATGGCGGGCGTGCCCTATCACGCGGTGGAGGGTTACCTGCGGCGGATGATCGCGGCGGGATACCGGGTGGCGATCTGCGAGCAGATGGAGGACCCGAAGGAGGCGAAGGGCGTCGTCAAGCGGGAGGTGACGCGGCTGGTGACGCCGGGGACGCTGACGGATGATGCGATGTTGGAGGAGGGCGAGCCGTGCGTCCTCGCGGCGGTGCAGTTCGTCAATGACGACACGGTGGCGCTGGCGTTCGCGGAGCTTTCGACGGGGGCGCTGAGCGTGGCGCAATTTGCGAGCGATACGGTCGCCGACGAGCTGGCGCGGATCGGGCCGCGGGAACTGCTTTATGTCGAGACGGCCAACGGGCAGCCGCCGGAGCGGATCAGCGGGCTGGCGGGGCCGATCGGGTGTGCGTTGACGCGGCGGCCGGCGTGGCAGTTTCGCATGGCGGAAGCGACCGAGACGCTGATGAAGCAGTTCAACGTCACCACACTCGCCGGGTTCGGCCTCGAAGCGGACGACATCGTCATCGGACCCGCCGGTGCGGTGGTGAGCTACCTCCTCGAAACGCAGCAATCACGTGACGGCCGACTCGCCCACCTGTCGCCCCCCCGCCGCTTTGAACGTCACGCGCATCTGGTCATCGATCAGACGTCGCTGCGCAGTCTCGAAATCGAACGCACGCTCCGCACCGGCGAAACGAAGGGCTCATTGCTCGGGGCGCTGCAGGATTGCCGCACGGCGATGGGCAAGCGGGCGCTAAGGCAATGGCTTTGCTACCCGCTGGCGGACAAGGCGAAGATCATCGACCGGCAGGACGCGGTGGCGGCGATCGTCGATGACGCGACGTTCCGTGCGGACCTGACCAAGCGGCTCGATGCGGTGCAGGACGTGGAGCGCATCAGCGGCCGCGTCGCCATCGGCCGACCCAGCCCCCGCGACCTCGTGGGCCTCGGCAACTCCCTCACCGATGTCAACAAGCTCATCGACCTGCTCGACGCCCGCCCGACACTCGCCGCCTATCACCATCGCCTGACCGCCATCGCCCCATCGCTCAACAAGCTCGGCGATTGTATCCGCGCCGCCTGCGTCGATG
The window above is part of the Planctomycetota bacterium genome. Proteins encoded here:
- a CDS encoding prepilin-type N-terminal cleavage/methylation domain-containing protein; this encodes MRRRAFSLIELLVVVSIVALLVAILLPSLRQARYAARLTVCASNLHQSGLGFLGFAADHAGRYPEHGFNKPTALKQGATDLRDAYNPYVDLNRLACPFTESIDYTHPPLAATNSVEWTYVWFAGWRFAYNADGLYGAGDTSFSNGTYNFNLLAGDQLWSRVDGTFPHASHPGRDMGLLTAGANTSPATTTVSYSAASWTFIRWENAANNFAAGGENDLNFLYTDLSCKTIGRVTWTGSDVRPVDFFRTISGWYLWVPTQN
- a CDS encoding sigma-70 family RNA polymerase sigma factor, with amino-acid sequence MRRRAIFYRSPVDTALDEAMNQQSPEFIKLLTDAQSMLYAYIASLVGSSELANEVLQNTNLVLWSKAEEFAMGTRFASWALGIAHFEVLTARKKLARDRHVFSPALIDKLAEESGTTAQASGERQRALEQCLAKLPAAQRKIVQSHYADQQTANDIARAMGRKAPAVRQMLHRIRLALTECVDRELSTTGQS
- a CDS encoding sigma-70 family RNA polymerase sigma factor — its product is MHEFVKLVAAHQNRLYSYIMSLVRAPADADDILQETNVVLWDKRDEALAADSFTAWSYAVARTQVMAFHRDHKRDRHVFDAELLKLVCDEAVEVSSHLSERRDALETCLGRLDPDAHALIKLRYETQHTLREVALRVGKSTAATTQALYRVRLALLECIEAANRTQDPA